GCAAAGAAAGGCTCTCTTACAAGTGGCACTTCTTGTCCTTTTCCCATCGGAACATTTATATCCAATAATTTTGCCAAGCATTGCATGTTTCGTGTCGTGTGGTCTATTGATACGTTGCCACTTACCGACGAAAGTGCCAACAAATTCAAATTTTTTGCATTTTTAATTGCAAATAATGCCGCTGCATCATCAACTCCCGGATCAAAATCCAATATACAGTTAATCATTAGCACCTCCAAAATTTTTGATGTAATCTACAAAATCATCCACCGACAATAATTTTTCATCCAAATTTATTGAGTTACAAAGTCTTTTGATGACTGGTGGTTGAATGTATGCTTTTTTAAGAGTCTCATCTTCGTCGAAAACTTCCTTCTTATCAGCATCTTTGATGATTTCTTTGTTGGACATTACGACAACTCTGTCGAAGTTTTCAACGACAAATTCCATATCATGAGTTATAGTTATGATTGTTTTGTTCAATTCGTGCAAATGGTCGATGACTCTTTTCAAACAACTCATCGAATATGCGTCTTGTCCTGCTGTTGGTTCGTCAAATATGAAAATGTCGCAGTCGTTTGCGATTGTAATTGCTATCGTGATGAATTTTCTCGTACTAAATGGCAAATCGTATGGATGATCGTCCAAATATTCTGAAAGTTCGCAGATTTCACAAGCTTGTCTGACACGCCTGTCCATTTCATCTTCGTCAACTTTCAATGCTCTCAACGAAAATGCAACTTCATCGTAAACTGTGGAGTTGAAGATTTGATCGTTGGGATTTTGGAAGACGTAGCCAACTTTTCTGGAGATTTGCGCTGTGGTCATATCTTTCGTGTTTTTCCCATCTAGCAAAATCTCCCCAGAGCTTGGTCTCAATAACCCGTTCATTAGTTTTGCACAAGTTGATTTACCGGCTCCATTTTGTCCTACGATTGCAACTTTTTCTGAAGAATTCACGACCAAATTCAAATCATTAATCGCTTTGAATCCGTTAGGATAAGTAAAGCTTACATTTTTAAATTCTAATTTGCTCATTAATTTTCCTCCAATTCTTTCTTGCATTCATCCAAAGTTATAGGGATATTTTTGAAAAATCCTGGCTTTTCTTCATTTAATTTGTATGCAAGTTCTGAAACTATAGGCATAGATACATTGTGCTTTTCGATTTTGTCGTTTGATAAAACTTCGTGAGTTTCACCGTTGAAGATAATTTCTCCATCGTCCATAACCACAACTCTATCGGCGTACTCTGCTATCAAATCAATTTTGTGTTCAACCAATATTATTGTTTTATTTTGTGATTTCAAAAGTTTCAAAATATCGAAGATTTCTTCCGTTCCAAGTGGGTCAAGCTGACTTGTCGGCTCATCGAATATCAATACTTTTGGATTCATTACGATGATTGAAGCTATCGCAACTCTTTGCGATTGTCCGCCTGATAATTCGTTAGGGTTTTTATCTTGCAAATCTTCTATTTTAAGTAATTTAATGACATCAGTTACTCTTTGTCTGATTTCTTCTCTTGGAACTCCAAGGTTTTCCAGTCCGTAGGCGATTTCTTCGAATACAGTTTTCTTTATTCCAGAGATTTGGCTAAATGGATTTTGAAATACAAACCCAACTAATTCCGCCATTTCGCCACGTTCGATATCGTCGATGTTTTTATTGTCAATGATTATGTCTCCTGTGATTTCTCCTTGAACGAAATCTGGAATTATTCCTCTTATAATATTGGACAAAGTCGTCTTGCCGGAACCATTTTTGCCAATAATTCCTACAAATTCTCCTTGCCCAACGTACAAATCCAAGTTTTTTATCGTCTTTTCTTCTTGAAGTTCATATTTGAACGAAACATTTTTAAGTTCTATCATTATTTAAACCTCCACACCAAAGCTAACACAACCAAAGCAATGAAAACGTAAAAAATTATTCTGTCCGTAGTTGTTTTTTTGATTTCCTTGAGACATGTTTTTTCATTTTCGGATGCAAATCCACGCGCTTCAAGTGTAATTGTCTTTTCGTCGATTTCTGAAAGTGAAGATATAATCAAAGGTCCAAGTGAAGGGAAGAACGCCTTCGCTCTGTTTTTAATGGAACCTGTAGTTTCAATTCCACGCGCTTCTTGTGCTTTGATGATTTTGGAACTTTTCTTAATCATTTCCGGAATCATAGTCATTGTTGCCATGATTACATAACTTGTAACGTGACTTACTCTTTTTTGTTGAAGAGCTATCATCAAATCTTCAATGTCTGTCGTCTCAAAGAACAACAAAAACAAAGTTATAAGTGTAAGAATGAATTTTGTTTGTTCCAAACCATTCAATATTCCGTTAAGTGTCACTCTCATAAATCCTAGATTCAAATACACATGTTCTGTTGATTTGTCCAAGAATAATTGGAACAAAAACATTATTAGTAGTACTAATAACAAAACTATCCACAATTTTTTTACGTATTGTTTGAATTTATTGTCCACTAAAGCCAATATCAAACTTAATGGAAGTACGAAAAGATACGCGAATTGCCATGGCAAAACCAACGAAATAATAACCGTAAC
This Finegoldia magna ATCC 53516 DNA region includes the following protein-coding sequences:
- a CDS encoding energy-coupling factor ABC transporter ATP-binding protein: MSKLEFKNVSFTYPNGFKAINDLNLVVNSSEKVAIVGQNGAGKSTCAKLMNGLLRPSSGEILLDGKNTKDMTTAQISRKVGYVFQNPNDQIFNSTVYDEVAFSLRALKVDEDEMDRRVRQACEICELSEYLDDHPYDLPFSTRKFITIAITIANDCDIFIFDEPTAGQDAYSMSCLKRVIDHLHELNKTIITITHDMEFVVENFDRVVVMSNKEIIKDADKKEVFDEDETLKKAYIQPPVIKRLCNSINLDEKLLSVDDFVDYIKNFGGAND
- a CDS encoding energy-coupling factor ABC transporter ATP-binding protein — its product is MIELKNVSFKYELQEEKTIKNLDLYVGQGEFVGIIGKNGSGKTTLSNIIRGIIPDFVQGEITGDIIIDNKNIDDIERGEMAELVGFVFQNPFSQISGIKKTVFEEIAYGLENLGVPREEIRQRVTDVIKLLKIEDLQDKNPNELSGGQSQRVAIASIIVMNPKVLIFDEPTSQLDPLGTEEIFDILKLLKSQNKTIILVEHKIDLIAEYADRVVVMDDGEIIFNGETHEVLSNDKIEKHNVSMPIVSELAYKLNEEKPGFFKNIPITLDECKKELEEN
- a CDS encoding energy-coupling factor transporter transmembrane component T family protein, with amino-acid sequence MISKIFPTTKLFMVIVTVIISLVLPWQFAYLFVLPLSLILALVDNKFKQYVKKLWIVLLLVLLIMFLFQLFLDKSTEHVYLNLGFMRVTLNGILNGLEQTKFILTLITLFLLFFETTDIEDLMIALQQKRVSHVTSYVIMATMTMIPEMIKKSSKIIKAQEARGIETTGSIKNRAKAFFPSLGPLIISSLSEIDEKTITLEARGFASENEKTCLKEIKKTTTDRIIFYVFIALVVLALVWRFK